CAATATGCTGAGTGCGACCGTGGTGTGTTCATGGTACGTGGAGAGAATGTCGTTATGCTTGGAGAAGTTGATATTGATAAAGAAGATAAACCTTTGGAAGCTATGACCAAAATTCCATTTGAGAGGGCTGAAAAGTACAGGGAAAAACAAAATGAGGCTAGATTCAAAATCGAGACCCAGAAAACAGAGGAATTGGCTAAATTTGGTTTAATACATGATTTTCACAAGtcagatctgtattgaATGAACTTTTGCAACAGAATTAGCGGTCCAAGCACGAGAAATGAAAAATTACGAATGACGGTGATATTTTAACAAAAATGAGTAATTAAATGGTTTACACGGCGTATATATTAATTAGACGAGACGAACTTAGCGAATGTGCAAACAACTAAAGAATTAATGGTATGTTAGTAGAATTGGTATTACCTACTCTATTTGCATTTTTTGGTTTgttaaaataaaaaaatagAAAGAAAATAGTACTTATCTTGTGGTGGTAATAGGGTGATATTCCTCTAGATTTGCTAACTAAGATGACTTTACCTTTGATAGTTCATCATCCCATGTTTTTTGGTTTTTAGCAAAATTGCTGAGTTCGAGCTTACCCAGTTGTGATAATAGCGCTTCATCTGGCCCTTCGTTAATCCGGGACGTTCTACAAGCTTGCCACATTTTAACCAATGAGGTCTCTGCTGAGCATAGGCCCAGAGAACCATGTACTTGTATGGACCAATCTATGAGGCTAGTCATTTCTCTTGGTGTAAGAATCTTAGCCATTGCAATATCATCACGAGCTTGCTTCACACCTTCTACTTGGCATTTTACAGCAGCATTACAGCAAACGATTTTACATGTTTCAATTTTTATCTTCCACTTTGCAACCTCAGTTTTGAACGTCTCAGTTTTTTGCAATTTTGAACCGAATACCTTTCTATTTGATGCTCTTATTTGTGCCTGCCGTAGAGCTTCTTGTCCCATGCCACATAGCTTCATACATTGGTACAATTTCGCGATACTAGATCTTGTCTGTACCATTGAAAAACCTTCTCCTCTAGCTCCTAAGACTTTGAAGGGGACTACTACATCTTTAAAATGTACTTCATAATATTTATTGTTGTCAGCAGTTGCGTTAGGGCCGCCCATTTCTATAAGCTTAAAAGAGATACCTTCTGTTTTCATGTCCTCTCTGtcaataataataacagAATGCCTCTTATAGATGTTACCCTCTTCGTTTTCGGTAAGGCATAAAATTAACCATAAGTGACAACTTGGATCTTCTAGCGATGAAGCAAACCATTTAGAACCATTTATCTTCATGGTTCCAGACTCTTCATTAATGGTACACGTCGTTGTGACGTTTAATGCA
The Eremothecium sinecaudum strain ATCC 58844 chromosome II, complete sequence DNA segment above includes these coding regions:
- a CDS encoding HBR217Cp (Syntenic homolog of Ashbya gossypii AFL213W; Syntenic homolog of Ashbya gossypii NOHBY614; No homolog in Saccharomyces cerevisiae; Syntenic homolog of Kluyveromyces lactis KLLA0E15246g), which translates into the protein MPNVSNRPLTYKKPTLEDVDPISNYIPAAVRDKISNDAYEILKKLRKFIDIECLSKEAEYRRELMECNYDIENCLIVQKLRERAKALNLNMLYVLMQQFENQDPFYGNRLTLLEYCFLSFFLGKSLLAQAVMHTDSSMVNVGTMEILLRYGSPEQLANYLYPIVSQNLNASFMVSEREVSSSDALNVTTTCTINEESGTMKINGSKWFASSLEDPSCHLWLILCLTENEEGNIYKRHSVIIIDREDMKTEGISFKLIEMGGPNATADNNKYYEVHFKDVVVPFKVLGARGEGFSMVQTRSSIAKLYQCMKLCGMGQEALRQAQIRASNRKVFGSKLQKTETFKTEVAKWKIKIETCKIVCCNAAVKCQVEGVKQARDDIAMAKILTPREMTSLIDWSIQVHGSLGLCSAETSLVKMWQACRTSRINEGPDEALLSQLGKLELSNFAKNQKTWDDELSKVKSS
- the LSM1 gene encoding Lsm1p (Syntenic homolog of Ashbya gossypii AFL212C; Syntenic homolog of Saccharomyces cerevisiae YJL124C (LSM1)), encoding MSQSKISEGEADLYLDQYNFTTTAAIVGSVDRKIFVLLRDGRMLFGVLRTFDQYANLILQHSVERIYVTEENQYAECDRGVFMVRGENVVMLGEVDIDKEDKPLEAMTKIPFERAEKYREKQNEARFKIETQKTEELAKFGLIHDFHKSDLY